Proteins encoded by one window of Mycoplasma capricolum subsp. capricolum ATCC 27343:
- a CDS encoding Cof-type HAD-IIB family hydrolase, whose product MNNYPYILSDLDGTICLKDFSISKKTIKVIKKYQKLSNNRFSFCTGRVDGANKKIAKQLKVSLPIISCNGALISNLKTNEVLHADYLNNKLMSELFKLAYEHNIDIVGYTHNTMIGTFNSERVISWQNYMNKTKKKYHWEIKKYNDLLEISNELKNNNLKIVEVIISLQNLSDDKAEEKLNLVKECIKDKFDLVQSLPKLFNIMKKKVNKLSGLKHLAKALDINYKDIIVFGDNYNDIEMIKGVKQGYCVENGVDELKKVAFKICGSLENDGVAKQIEEIIKEVQNKK is encoded by the coding sequence ATGAATAATTATCCATACATTTTATCTGATCTTGATGGAACTATTTGTTTAAAAGATTTTTCTATTAGTAAAAAAACTATTAAAGTAATTAAAAAATATCAAAAATTAAGTAATAACCGTTTTTCATTTTGTACAGGAAGAGTTGATGGTGCTAATAAAAAAATAGCAAAACAGCTAAAAGTTAGTTTGCCTATAATTTCTTGTAATGGTGCTTTAATTTCTAATTTAAAAACTAATGAAGTTTTACATGCTGATTATTTAAATAATAAGTTGATGAGTGAGTTATTTAAATTAGCTTATGAACATAATATTGATATTGTTGGATATACTCATAACACAATGATTGGTACTTTTAATTCTGAAAGAGTAATTTCTTGACAAAATTATATGAATAAAACTAAGAAAAAATATCATTGAGAAATTAAAAAATATAATGATTTATTAGAAATTTCAAATGAATTAAAAAATAATAATTTAAAAATTGTTGAAGTAATTATTAGTTTACAAAATCTTTCAGATGACAAAGCTGAAGAAAAATTAAATTTAGTTAAAGAATGTATTAAAGATAAATTTGATTTAGTACAATCACTACCAAAATTATTTAACATTATGAAAAAGAAAGTTAATAAGTTATCTGGTCTAAAACATTTAGCTAAAGCTTTAGATATTAATTATAAAGATATTATTGTATTTGGAGATAATTATAATGATATTGAAATGATTAAAGGTGTTAAACAAGGATATTGTGTTGAAAATGGTGTTGATGAACTTAAAAAAGTTGCATTTAAGATTTGTGGTAGTTTAGAAAATGATGGAGTAGCTAAGCAAATAGAAGAAATTATTAAAGAAGTTCAAAATAAAAAATAG
- a CDS encoding tRNA (cytidine(34)-2'-O)-methyltransferase, whose translation MNKRKINIVLYQPEIAQNVGAIMRTCVAINARLHIIEPLGFIFDDRHLSRSSANEYKYVDCIRYDDWNDFITKHQNITLFCLSRYGQKPISDFDFSKINDNVYLVFGKESTGIAKPILKEHYNTTFRIPMISETRSLNIANTVGIASYEVLRQWDYLDLVKYETQKGKDYILSERWKGIEE comes from the coding sequence ATGAATAAAAGAAAAATTAATATTGTTTTATATCAACCAGAAATTGCTCAAAATGTTGGAGCAATTATGAGAACATGTGTAGCTATTAATGCAAGATTACATATAATTGAACCACTAGGTTTTATTTTTGATGATCGTCATTTGTCTAGATCAAGTGCAAATGAGTATAAATATGTTGATTGCATTAGATATGATGATTGAAATGACTTTATAACTAAGCATCAAAACATTACTTTATTTTGCTTATCTAGATATGGTCAAAAACCAATTTCAGATTTTGACTTTTCAAAAATTAATGATAATGTTTATTTAGTATTTGGAAAAGAATCAACTGGCATTGCAAAACCAATTTTAAAAGAACATTACAATACAACTTTTAGAATACCAATGATAAGTGAAACTAGAAGTTTAAATATTGCAAATACTGTTGGAATTGCTAGTTATGAAGTTTTAAGACAATGAGACTATTTAGATTTAGTTAAATATGAAACTCAAAAAGGCAAAGATTATATTTTAAGTGAACGTTGAAAAGGAATTGAAGAATAA
- the rdgB gene encoding RdgB/HAM1 family non-canonical purine NTP pyrophosphatase, whose protein sequence is MNKVIYLATTNKNKVKEFSEILKGYQIKSLLDIPNYIEIEENKKTFKQNALLKAKHLAKYINGIAIGDDTGICVKALNDFPGIYSKRWAYPLTNHYDICNKLLEKLKHINQLHKRKAYMTTAIALYDATTKKQFVYQSIAKGYIDFDIKKSDFGFGYDFIFIPKGYDKPYSLMSSELKNQISARKKAIDRLIQYIDTVK, encoded by the coding sequence ATGAACAAAGTAATTTATTTAGCTACAACTAATAAAAATAAAGTTAAAGAATTTAGTGAAATTTTAAAAGGTTATCAAATTAAAAGTTTATTAGATATACCAAATTATATTGAAATAGAAGAAAATAAAAAAACCTTTAAACAAAATGCTTTATTAAAAGCAAAGCATCTAGCTAAATATATAAATGGAATTGCAATTGGAGATGATACTGGAATTTGTGTTAAAGCTTTAAATGATTTTCCAGGAATTTATTCTAAAAGATGAGCTTATCCTTTAACTAATCATTATGATATATGTAATAAGTTATTAGAAAAACTAAAACATATAAATCAATTACATAAAAGAAAAGCTTATATGACAACAGCTATTGCTTTATATGATGCAACAACTAAAAAACAATTTGTCTATCAATCAATAGCTAAAGGTTATATTGATTTTGATATTAAAAAAAGTGATTTTGGTTTTGGTTATGATTTTATTTTTATTCCTAAAGGTTATGATAAACCTTATTCTTTAATGAGTAGTGAGTTAAAAAATCAAATTTCAGCTAGAAAAAAAGCAATAGATAGATTAATACAATATATTGATACTGTAAAATAA